The following are encoded together in the Daucus carota subsp. sativus chromosome 5, DH1 v3.0, whole genome shotgun sequence genome:
- the LOC108221961 gene encoding uncharacterized protein LOC108221961 — translation MMDGQWLKAAMEDDGTLAAEVLVKLLQAPVAPTPPPPAAVVPMKWTVRQPRTKSGSNKRARARGSPTTPLSWTGGSTSLSGGAAPAAAGDGSEQSSRRGAGSKVTAVSEATPSKKSRKKKTTNELKGEEILTAQDNKQIRKTIASIRAKLGKKKSENVLLKKLKANLAAVPSAKPIAGPRAARPVPVYVPVNVPLPMNVPLPVNVVVPVPVPVPEPVTVSLFSSLTEVKGGSDKFVIPDLNLTFVESKDAGASDV, via the exons ATGATGGATGGTCAATGGCTGAAGGCGGCTATGGAAGATGATGGTACTCTGGCGGCTGAGGTTTTGGTGAAGCTGCTGCAAGCTCCGGTGGCACCTACTCCGCCGCCTCCGGCGGCGGTTGTGCCGATGAAATGGACCGTACGACAACCGCGTACGAAGTCTGGGTCGAACAAGAGGGCGCGCGCACGTGGCAGCCCTACCACTCCTCTCTCGTGGACCGGTGGGTCCACTTCTCTGAGCGGCGGCGCTGCTCCTGCCGCTGCTGGTGACGGCTCCGAACAGTCTAGCCGTCGTGGTGCAGGATCTAAG GTTACTGCTGTGAGTGAGGCGACCCCCTCAAAGAAATCACGAAAGAAGAAG ACGACAAATGAATTGAAGGGGGAAGAGATCTTAACTGCGCAGGATAACAAACAGATAAGAAAG ACAATTGCTTCTATTCGGGCCAAGCTGGGCAAGAAGAAATCTGAAAATGTTTTGCTGAAGAAGTTGAAG GCAAATTTGGCAGCTGTACCATCTGCCAAACCAATTGCTGGACCTCGTGCTGCTCGACCTGTTCCTGTGTACGTTCCCGTGAATGTGCCTCTTCCCATGAATGTGCCTCTTCCGGTGAATGTGGTGGTGCCTGTGCCGGTGCCTGTGCCGGAGCCTGTAACGGTGTCTCTGTTTTCGTCCTTAACAGAAGTTAAAGGTGGTTCTGACAAGTTTGTGATTCCGGACCTCAATCTTACCTTTGTGGAGTCGAAGGACGCAGGTGCAAGTGATGTGTAA